Proteins found in one Candidatus Binatia bacterium genomic segment:
- a CDS encoding formate--tetrahydrofolate ligase — MPSNAEIAASVPLRPIREVAAELGLTATHLFPVGHDVAKVELNVLDEPPRHRGESRLILVSAITPTPAGEGKTTTSIGLGDAIRRLGHSVCIALREPSMGPCMGIKGGATGGGHSQVMPADRINLHFTGDFHAITAANNLLAALLDNHIYFGNRLGIDPRRIVWRRAMDMNDRALRNIIVGLGGHQQGVPRETGFDITAASEVMAMLCLANSIDDLRARLDRTLVAFTYGGEPVTAGRLAASGAMLALLRDALKPNLVQTLEGTPVLIHGGPFANIAHGCNSVLATRMALHLTDWAVTEAGFAFDLGAEKFFDIKCVSAGLDTAAVVLVATLRALKMHGGVRLADVAHSDPGAVARGLPNLDKHIDSIRQFGEPPVVALNRFDGDRDEEIEVVRRRCAYLGVPFAVADHFARGGEGAVELARTVMAHAEKRSKPFRALYDWTAPIPDKILAVAQKMYGARSVVFTKTAERDLEDVRRLGYENLPVCIAKTQNSLSDDPKLTGRPTDFDVTVRGIQINAGAGFLVVLTGDILRMPGLPKVPLAGSLDLQGDKIVGLA; from the coding sequence ATGCCCAGCAACGCCGAGATCGCGGCCTCCGTGCCGCTTCGCCCGATCCGGGAAGTTGCCGCCGAGCTCGGACTGACGGCGACGCACCTGTTTCCCGTCGGCCACGACGTCGCCAAGGTGGAGCTGAACGTCCTCGACGAACCGCCCCGGCATCGGGGCGAGTCGCGGCTGATCCTGGTTTCGGCGATTACGCCCACCCCGGCGGGCGAGGGCAAGACGACGACGAGTATCGGTCTCGGCGATGCGATCCGGAGGCTTGGCCATTCCGTCTGCATCGCGTTGCGCGAGCCGTCGATGGGGCCGTGCATGGGCATCAAGGGAGGGGCGACCGGCGGCGGCCACAGTCAGGTGATGCCGGCCGACCGCATCAACCTCCATTTCACCGGCGACTTCCACGCCATCACCGCGGCCAACAACCTGCTGGCCGCGCTGCTCGACAATCACATCTATTTCGGCAACCGCCTGGGCATCGATCCGCGACGCATCGTCTGGCGCCGGGCGATGGACATGAACGACCGGGCGCTGCGCAATATCATCGTCGGCCTCGGCGGCCATCAGCAAGGCGTGCCACGCGAGACCGGTTTCGACATCACCGCGGCGTCCGAGGTCATGGCCATGCTCTGCCTGGCGAATTCGATCGACGACCTGCGCGCCCGCCTCGACCGTACCCTGGTTGCTTTCACTTACGGAGGCGAACCCGTTACCGCCGGCAGGCTCGCGGCCTCCGGCGCAATGCTCGCCCTGCTGCGCGATGCCCTGAAGCCGAACCTGGTCCAGACCCTCGAGGGCACGCCGGTGCTCATCCACGGCGGACCGTTTGCGAACATCGCCCATGGCTGCAACAGCGTGCTGGCGACGCGCATGGCGCTGCACCTGACCGACTGGGCCGTCACCGAGGCGGGGTTTGCCTTCGACCTCGGAGCGGAGAAGTTCTTCGACATCAAGTGCGTGAGCGCCGGGCTGGACACCGCCGCCGTGGTCCTGGTCGCCACCCTCCGTGCGCTCAAGATGCACGGCGGTGTCCGGCTGGCCGACGTGGCCCATAGCGATCCGGGTGCGGTGGCCCGCGGCCTACCCAACCTGGACAAGCACATCGACAGCATTCGCCAGTTCGGCGAACCGCCCGTCGTTGCACTCAATCGCTTCGACGGCGACCGGGACGAAGAAATCGAAGTCGTGCGGCGCCGCTGCGCCTATCTCGGCGTGCCGTTCGCGGTCGCCGACCACTTCGCCCGCGGCGGCGAGGGGGCGGTCGAACTGGCGCGCACGGTCATGGCGCACGCCGAGAAGCGCAGCAAGCCGTTTCGCGCGTTGTACGACTGGACCGCGCCAATTCCCGACAAGATTCTTGCCGTGGCGCAGAAGATGTACGGCGCACGCAGTGTCGTGTTTACGAAGACGGCGGAGCGCGATCTCGAAGACGTGCGCCGTCTCGGGTACGAGAATCTGCCGGTGTGTATCGCCAAGACGCAGAATTCGCTGTCGGACGACCCGAAGCTCACCGGCCGCCCGACCGACTTCGACGTCACCGTGCGTGGCATTCAGATCAACGCCGGCGCGGGGTTTCTGGTCGTGCTGACCGGGGACATCTTACGCATGCCCGGCCTGCCGAAAGTGCCGCTGGCCGGGTCCCTCGATCTGCAGGGCGACAAGATCGTCGGTCTGGCGTGA
- a CDS encoding TonB-dependent receptor translates to MISPDCVPALCAVVARCALFLALAVPAFAQDAERGGEPRTPLLLDSVTVTATRLPELLADVPAAISVVEAADIRDARPTVNIDESLDRVPGVFVQNSGNFAQDVRVQIRGFGTRAGFGTREIKVLVDGLPLTLPDGQTQFDDVDPAAMARIEVVRGPASALYGNASGGVIQFFTEDGPSTPGAELRLVGGSYGLGKYVLEGGGPAGPVRLFVQGSFLRSDGYRQHSATRSGIVNAKLRWDVDADTKLTVLVNGVDAPVADDPGALTRAEADADPRRARALNVALDAGEAVLQGRLGAVVERRLPLGRLSGYAYGLYRDFENRLPVPPTTPPVQGGIVTFYRFSPGGGLRYLVPVRAGGREHRFSVGVDVQYQDDNRRRFGNDFGTRGQLGLQQRESVTGVGPYLQAIVMPLDDFEVMAGLRYDNLRFAVDVAVPSGSGDSGSRTFEHWSPGGGVRYSPWPWLAAFLNVGTAFQVPTTTELANPAGAGFNPDVEPQTALNYEVGLRYETLWLVGNAVGFWTTIDDELVPYEVPSQPERDFFRNAGRSRRYGLELDWQTYLLSGLRWSGAVTLMQAEYERYATPQGTFDGNSEPGIPDAVVYQELFYRHPSGAYAGLEALVVEGYPVNDANTARAPGYVRMTLRGGYDIQIGRWRCGPFVGFDNLLDQNYDGTVRVNATGNRYFEPAAGFNVYGGLGVSATL, encoded by the coding sequence TTGATCTCACCGGATTGTGTCCCGGCGCTGTGCGCCGTCGTTGCGCGCTGCGCCCTGTTCCTGGCGCTGGCAGTGCCGGCCTTCGCGCAGGATGCCGAACGCGGCGGCGAACCGCGCACTCCGTTGCTGCTCGATTCGGTTACGGTCACGGCAACCCGCCTGCCGGAGTTGCTCGCCGACGTGCCGGCGGCGATCAGCGTGGTCGAGGCGGCCGATATCCGGGATGCCAGGCCGACCGTGAATATCGACGAATCCCTCGATCGAGTCCCGGGTGTCTTCGTGCAGAATAGTGGCAACTTCGCTCAGGACGTGCGCGTGCAGATTCGCGGTTTCGGCACGCGCGCCGGTTTCGGCACGCGCGAAATCAAAGTGCTGGTCGACGGCCTGCCGCTCACGCTGCCGGACGGGCAGACGCAGTTCGACGATGTCGACCCGGCGGCGATGGCCCGCATCGAAGTGGTGCGCGGCCCCGCCTCGGCGCTGTACGGTAACGCCTCCGGTGGCGTGATCCAGTTCTTTACCGAAGACGGACCGTCGACCCCGGGTGCCGAGCTGCGGCTGGTCGGGGGCTCTTACGGCCTCGGTAAGTACGTCCTCGAAGGTGGTGGGCCCGCGGGTCCCGTGCGGCTCTTTGTGCAGGGATCCTTCTTGCGGTCCGACGGTTATCGGCAGCACAGCGCGACCCGGAGCGGCATCGTGAACGCCAAGTTGCGCTGGGACGTCGATGCGGACACGAAGTTGACCGTGCTGGTCAACGGCGTCGACGCGCCGGTTGCCGACGATCCGGGCGCACTGACGCGGGCGGAGGCGGATGCCGATCCGCGCCGGGCACGGGCGCTCAATGTCGCGCTCGACGCCGGCGAGGCGGTGTTGCAGGGACGTCTCGGCGCCGTCGTCGAGCGGCGCCTGCCGCTCGGCCGGCTATCCGGGTACGCGTACGGGCTCTATCGCGATTTCGAAAACCGCCTCCCTGTGCCCCCGACGACCCCGCCCGTGCAGGGCGGCATCGTGACGTTCTACAGGTTCAGTCCCGGTGGCGGCCTCCGCTACCTGGTGCCGGTGCGAGCCGGGGGCCGCGAACATCGGTTCTCTGTCGGGGTCGACGTGCAGTATCAGGACGACAACCGGCGGCGGTTCGGCAACGACTTCGGCACGCGCGGTCAACTCGGCTTGCAGCAGCGCGAGAGCGTCACCGGCGTCGGTCCGTACCTGCAGGCGATCGTCATGCCGTTGGACGACTTCGAGGTGATGGCCGGGCTGCGTTACGACAACCTGCGCTTCGCCGTCGACGTTGCCGTGCCATCCGGAAGCGGCGATTCCGGCTCCCGCACGTTCGAACACTGGAGCCCCGGGGGCGGAGTGCGCTACTCGCCGTGGCCGTGGTTGGCCGCGTTTCTCAATGTCGGTACCGCCTTTCAGGTGCCGACGACTACCGAACTCGCCAACCCTGCCGGAGCCGGATTCAATCCCGACGTCGAGCCGCAGACCGCCCTTAACTACGAGGTGGGGCTGCGGTACGAGACGCTGTGGCTGGTTGGTAACGCGGTCGGATTCTGGACCACTATCGACGACGAGCTGGTGCCCTACGAGGTGCCGTCGCAACCCGAACGCGACTTCTTCCGCAACGCCGGCCGCTCGCGGCGTTACGGCCTGGAGCTCGACTGGCAGACGTACCTGCTGTCCGGTCTGCGGTGGAGCGGGGCGGTGACGCTGATGCAGGCCGAGTACGAGCGGTATGCGACCCCGCAGGGAACTTTCGACGGCAACTCGGAGCCGGGCATTCCCGACGCGGTCGTGTACCAGGAACTCTTCTACCGGCACCCGAGCGGCGCGTACGCGGGCCTGGAGGCGTTGGTCGTCGAGGGGTACCCGGTGAACGACGCCAATACGGCGCGCGCCCCGGGCTACGTTCGGATGACGCTTCGTGGCGGGTACGACATCCAGATCGGGCGCTGGCGCTGCGGTCCGTTCGTCGGCTTCGATAACCTGCTCGACCAGAACTACGACGGCACGGTGCGCGTCAATGCGACCGGGAACCGCTACTTCGAGCCGGCCGCCGGATTCAACGTCTACGGCGGGCTCGGCGTCAGCGCGACGTTGTGA
- a CDS encoding TetR/AcrR family transcriptional regulator gives MVRRRPDSRLAELVESAARVFTVRGYRRTQMADVAAAMGVAPGTLYLYVESKEALFHFLVERGWTDELVAPELPIRTQPAAATLGLLRDRLATAMRLPRLEAALRGPVPRDATAELAGIVRELYDMVARYRVGIRLLERSALDWPELAGILYGDARASLFAALEAYLRTRIEAGRFRAVPDVAGMARLVNESVAWFAMHRYADPHSAGLDDRLAEETVVHTLVSALAKSPPRSAATSERLTRKRRPTR, from the coding sequence ATGGTGCGCCGCCGACCGGACAGCCGTTTGGCCGAACTCGTCGAGAGTGCGGCGCGGGTGTTTACCGTGCGCGGCTATCGGCGCACGCAGATGGCCGACGTGGCGGCGGCGATGGGCGTGGCGCCGGGGACTCTCTACCTGTACGTCGAAAGCAAGGAGGCGCTGTTCCACTTTCTGGTGGAGCGCGGCTGGACGGACGAGCTGGTCGCTCCCGAGTTGCCCATTCGCACTCAGCCGGCGGCGGCGACTCTGGGTCTGCTGCGCGATCGGCTGGCGACGGCGATGCGCCTGCCGCGACTCGAGGCGGCATTGCGAGGGCCGGTCCCGCGCGACGCGACGGCGGAACTCGCCGGCATCGTGCGCGAGTTGTACGACATGGTGGCGCGCTACCGGGTCGGCATTCGACTGCTCGAGCGCTCGGCGCTCGATTGGCCCGAGCTGGCCGGCATTCTCTACGGCGACGCCCGCGCGAGTTTGTTTGCGGCGCTCGAAGCGTACCTGCGCACGCGGATCGAGGCGGGGCGGTTTCGCGCCGTGCCGGACGTTGCCGGCATGGCGCGACTCGTCAACGAAAGCGTCGCGTGGTTCGCGATGCACCGCTACGCCGATCCGCACTCCGCCGGTCTCGACGACCGCCTCGCCGAAGAGACGGTGGTCCACACCCTCGTAAGCGCGCTCGCGAAATCGCCACCGCGCTCTGCCGCGACGAGCGAACGCCTAACCCGCAAGAGGAGGCCGACCCGATGA
- a CDS encoding glycerol-3-phosphate dehydrogenase/oxidase, producing the protein MRREDMLGNLDGRTWDVVVVGGGASGLGIAVDAQTRGYRTLLLEQYDFAKATSSRSTKLVHGGVRYLKQGNVALVLEALRERGLLCRNAPHLVFDLAFVVPRYRWWEGPFYGIGLKLYDRLAGKLNLAPSRLLDRRETLRRIPNVERENLIGGAVYYDAQFDDARLALALAQTATDHGATALNYVRVAGLLKTEGAVAGVVAVDEETGRDYRVPARVVVNATGIFADGVRLMDDPTLDPILTPSQGVHLVLDRSFQPSDTAIMVPRTDDGRVLFVIPWHDRVLVGTTDTPVPRPEIEPRALPEEIAFILRNAARYLARDPTAADVLSVFAGQRPLVQADGANAPTKSISREHAVLVSNSGLVTIVGGKWTTYRKMAEDTVNDAASVGGLPERPCITETLRLHGWMRREDAAFPPAAHLSGYGTDAAALAAFLDADPARRAPLHPRLPYVAGQVAWAVHREMARTVEDVLARRTRALLLDARAAMEAAPTVARLMAAQLGRGAEWESEQVAAYTRLAEGYLPIQPRA; encoded by the coding sequence ATGCGCCGCGAGGATATGCTCGGCAACCTCGACGGCCGCACGTGGGATGTCGTCGTCGTCGGCGGCGGCGCGAGCGGCCTCGGGATCGCGGTGGATGCGCAGACGCGGGGCTATCGTACGCTGTTGCTCGAGCAGTACGACTTCGCCAAGGCCACCTCGAGTCGCAGCACCAAGCTCGTGCACGGTGGCGTGCGCTACCTTAAACAGGGCAACGTCGCGCTGGTTCTCGAAGCGCTGCGCGAACGCGGTCTGCTCTGCCGCAACGCTCCCCATCTGGTTTTCGATCTGGCCTTCGTGGTGCCGCGCTATCGCTGGTGGGAGGGGCCTTTCTACGGCATCGGGTTGAAGCTCTACGATCGGCTCGCCGGCAAGCTGAACCTGGCGCCGTCGCGGTTATTGGACAGGCGCGAGACGTTGCGCCGCATCCCCAATGTCGAGCGCGAGAATCTGATCGGCGGGGCCGTGTACTACGACGCGCAGTTCGACGACGCCCGTCTCGCGCTGGCGCTGGCGCAGACCGCGACCGACCATGGCGCCACGGCGCTCAACTACGTGCGGGTGGCCGGTCTCCTTAAGACGGAGGGGGCGGTGGCGGGCGTCGTCGCGGTCGACGAAGAGACGGGTCGCGACTACCGGGTGCCGGCGCGCGTGGTGGTCAACGCCACGGGCATCTTCGCCGACGGCGTGCGTCTGATGGACGATCCCACTCTCGACCCCATTCTGACGCCCAGCCAGGGGGTGCATCTCGTTCTCGATCGCAGCTTTCAACCCAGCGACACGGCGATCATGGTACCGCGTACCGACGACGGCCGGGTGCTGTTCGTGATTCCCTGGCACGATCGAGTTCTGGTGGGCACGACGGATACGCCGGTGCCGCGCCCCGAGATCGAGCCGCGCGCCCTGCCGGAGGAGATCGCGTTCATCCTGCGCAACGCCGCGCGCTATCTGGCTCGCGACCCGACCGCGGCCGATGTGTTGAGCGTATTTGCGGGGCAGCGTCCGCTGGTCCAGGCCGACGGCGCCAACGCGCCGACGAAGTCGATCTCGCGAGAGCACGCCGTGCTGGTATCGAACTCCGGACTGGTGACCATCGTCGGCGGCAAGTGGACGACATACCGCAAGATGGCGGAGGACACGGTCAACGACGCGGCCTCGGTGGGCGGCCTGCCCGAGCGACCCTGCATCACCGAGACGCTGCGCCTGCACGGTTGGATGCGGCGCGAGGACGCGGCCTTCCCGCCCGCGGCGCATCTCAGCGGTTACGGTACGGACGCCGCGGCCCTTGCCGCGTTCCTGGACGCCGACCCGGCGCGCCGCGCGCCGCTGCACCCGCGGCTGCCGTATGTTGCCGGACAGGTGGCGTGGGCCGTGCATCGCGAGATGGCACGGACCGTCGAGGATGTGCTGGCGCGGCGCACCCGCGCGCTCCTGCTCGATGCGCGCGCCGCGATGGAGGCCGCGCCCACGGTTGCCCGCCTGATGGCCGCCCAACTCGGCCGCGGTGCCGAATGGGAAAGCGAACAGGTCGCCGCCTACACCCGTCTGGCGGAAGGCTACCTCCCGATACAGCCGCGTGCCTGA
- a CDS encoding pyrroloquinoline quinone-dependent dehydrogenase: MTCAMLPTPVRVLLLLAVALAAGRTALAAPAGSPAEWPAYGRDPGGTRYAPPTQIDKDNVGRLEVAWTYRTGEFDVARLPAWKNYALQVTPILVDGTMYICSVFGKVIALDPETGVERWRFDARIDPAAARAELACRGVSTWRESDPAFAGLCARRIFYAAVTGRLYALDAATGAPCADFGAGGQVDLTQGVGPVEARIFGVTSPPAVVGDVLVVGSAIGDNQRVEEARGTVRAIDVRTGRERWRWDPIPRRRDDPARATWEGDSADRTGAANAWSILSADPDRNLVFVPVGSASPDFYGGERRGANRWADSVVALRASTGELVWGFQTVHHDLWDYDVPAQPTLVTVRRDGREVPAVAQATKVGHLFVLDRETGAPLFPVEERPVPPSDVPGEQAYPTQPFPVLPRPLVPHALRPEDAWGLTPLDRAACRKRIAAMRGREIFTPPGLEPTIIYPGNAGGTNWGSVAFEPQRGFVIVNTSRFPTVVRLIPRADYPAEKAANPGREVSPQEGTPYAMRRDFDALLSPLGLPCNPPPWGTLAAVDLGSGEVRWEVPLGTVRDIAPVPIPWELGTPSMGGPMITAAGLVFIGGAMDNYLRAFDIDTGKELWKGRLPAGGQATPMTYQLRPDGKQYVVIAAGGHGRLGTTLGDSIVAFALP; the protein is encoded by the coding sequence ATGACTTGCGCAATGCTGCCGACGCCGGTTCGTGTCCTGCTTCTGCTCGCCGTTGCGCTGGCGGCAGGGCGCACCGCTCTGGCGGCGCCGGCCGGGTCGCCGGCCGAGTGGCCGGCTTACGGGCGTGACCCGGGGGGAACGCGCTACGCGCCGCCGACCCAGATCGACAAGGATAACGTCGGCCGTCTCGAGGTCGCGTGGACATATCGCACGGGCGAGTTCGACGTGGCCCGGCTGCCGGCCTGGAAGAACTACGCGCTTCAGGTCACCCCGATCCTGGTCGACGGCACCATGTACATCTGTTCCGTCTTCGGCAAGGTGATCGCGCTCGATCCGGAAACCGGCGTCGAACGCTGGCGTTTCGATGCCCGCATCGATCCGGCGGCGGCGCGGGCCGAGCTTGCCTGCCGCGGCGTCTCGACGTGGCGCGAATCGGATCCGGCGTTTGCCGGGCTCTGTGCGCGACGTATCTTTTACGCCGCGGTGACCGGGCGGCTCTATGCCCTTGACGCCGCGACGGGAGCGCCGTGCGCCGATTTCGGCGCCGGTGGGCAGGTCGACCTGACGCAGGGCGTCGGTCCGGTGGAGGCGCGCATCTTCGGTGTGACCTCTCCTCCGGCCGTCGTCGGCGATGTGCTCGTGGTCGGTTCGGCGATCGGCGACAACCAGCGGGTCGAAGAGGCCCGCGGCACCGTGCGCGCCATTGACGTCCGAACGGGACGGGAGCGCTGGCGCTGGGATCCGATCCCGCGGCGTCGCGACGACCCGGCGCGGGCGACCTGGGAGGGCGACAGCGCCGATCGTACCGGGGCGGCCAACGCCTGGTCGATCCTCTCGGCCGACCCCGACCGAAACCTGGTTTTCGTTCCCGTCGGCAGTGCCAGTCCCGACTTCTACGGCGGCGAGCGCCGCGGGGCGAACCGCTGGGCGGACTCGGTCGTGGCCCTGCGGGCGTCGACCGGCGAGCTGGTCTGGGGTTTTCAGACCGTCCACCACGACCTCTGGGACTACGACGTACCGGCGCAACCGACACTGGTGACGGTTCGCCGCGACGGCCGGGAGGTGCCCGCCGTCGCCCAGGCGACCAAGGTCGGGCACCTCTTCGTGCTCGACCGAGAGACCGGTGCGCCCCTGTTTCCGGTCGAGGAACGGCCGGTGCCGCCGAGCGACGTGCCGGGCGAGCAGGCATATCCGACCCAGCCCTTCCCGGTCCTACCCCGCCCGCTGGTGCCCCATGCGCTGCGGCCGGAAGATGCCTGGGGCCTCACTCCGCTGGACCGCGCCGCCTGCCGCAAACGCATTGCGGCCATGCGCGGCCGCGAGATCTTCACGCCGCCCGGGCTCGAACCGACGATCATCTATCCCGGCAACGCCGGTGGGACCAATTGGGGCAGCGTGGCCTTCGAGCCGCAGCGCGGTTTCGTCATTGTCAACACCTCGCGCTTTCCGACCGTCGTGCGCCTGATACCGCGGGCGGACTATCCGGCCGAGAAAGCTGCCAACCCCGGACGCGAGGTCTCGCCGCAGGAGGGTACGCCCTACGCGATGCGGCGCGACTTCGATGCCCTGTTGTCGCCCCTCGGCCTGCCTTGCAACCCGCCACCCTGGGGCACCCTGGCCGCCGTCGACCTCGGCAGCGGCGAGGTGCGCTGGGAGGTCCCCCTCGGCACCGTGCGCGACATCGCGCCGGTCCCGATTCCGTGGGAGCTGGGGACACCGAGCATGGGCGGGCCGATGATTACCGCCGCCGGTCTGGTGTTCATCGGCGGTGCCATGGACAACTACTTGCGTGCCTTCGACATCGATACCGGCAAGGAGCTGTGGAAAGGCCGCCTCCCTGCCGGCGGACAGGCGACACCGATGACCTATCAGCTCCGGCCGGACGGCAAGCAGTACGTCGTGATTGCCGCCGGCGGACACGGCCGTCTCGGGACGACGCTCGGCGACAGCATCGTTGCCTTCGCGTTGCCGTAG
- a CDS encoding DMT family transporter, with product MEGSAPAAVGLSAAGRPVRALAVTAVAGSALVWGCSSVIIKLISTTGLVASFYRLWIPLPLLWFLPLAMPRLRARLTRAWLVAAVAGGALFALHQILFFTSLKLTSVTNVSIIGALQPALVLIVAGPWFGERVTARALFWSFVAVAGTVVVVVGSAGTPGWSLRGDVLAVANLFAFTAYFLVSKHVRAGVDTAEYLIGMSTVAALLMTVVAVAAGEHLDSPRGNDWALLIFLALVPGTLGHFLVNWAHPHVAALVVSVMLLAVPVFAAVGAATFLDEPLNLTQIAGGTIVLVAIGTIVYERPAADAEELAASAAETDTV from the coding sequence ATGGAAGGATCGGCACCCGCCGCTGTGGGATTGAGCGCCGCCGGCCGGCCGGTACGGGCGCTGGCCGTCACCGCCGTGGCGGGGTCGGCGCTGGTATGGGGCTGCAGCTCGGTGATCATCAAGCTGATTTCCACGACCGGGCTCGTGGCTTCGTTCTATCGGCTGTGGATCCCGCTGCCGCTCCTGTGGTTCCTGCCCCTGGCGATGCCGCGCCTGCGCGCGCGTCTGACCCGCGCGTGGCTGGTCGCCGCGGTGGCCGGTGGGGCGCTGTTCGCGCTGCACCAGATCCTGTTTTTTACGAGCCTCAAGCTGACGAGCGTCACCAACGTTTCGATCATCGGCGCGCTGCAACCGGCGTTGGTGCTGATCGTAGCCGGCCCGTGGTTCGGGGAGCGGGTCACGGCGCGGGCGCTGTTCTGGTCGTTCGTCGCGGTGGCCGGCACGGTTGTCGTCGTCGTCGGGTCGGCGGGCACGCCGGGATGGAGTTTGCGCGGCGACGTCCTTGCCGTTGCCAATCTGTTTGCCTTCACCGCCTATTTCCTGGTCTCGAAGCATGTGCGCGCCGGCGTCGACACTGCCGAATACCTGATCGGCATGTCGACTGTCGCCGCTCTTCTGATGACGGTTGTCGCCGTCGCCGCCGGAGAGCATCTCGATTCCCCGCGCGGGAACGACTGGGCGCTCCTGATCTTTCTCGCTCTGGTCCCGGGAACTCTCGGCCACTTTCTTGTGAACTGGGCGCACCCGCACGTCGCCGCCCTGGTCGTCTCGGTCATGCTGCTCGCGGTACCGGTCTTCGCCGCCGTCGGCGCCGCCACGTTCCTCGACGAGCCGCTCAACCTCACGCAGATCGCCGGCGGCACGATCGTGCTCGTCGCCATCGGCACGATCGTCTACGAGCGGCCGGCAGCCGACGCGGAGGAACTGGCGGCCAGCGCCGCCGAGACCGACACGGTGTAG
- a CDS encoding amidase: MAFKEYARFDGLGLAELVAKRDVTPTELVDEAIARIEKHNPSINAVIYKIYDQARQTAGRLAGGGAAPGAFHGVPFLLKDILGDYEGVPTTSACKFMTGTPAHRDHTLVARYKAAGLVVLGKTNAPECGILPTTEPVLYGPARNPWNLAHSTGGSSGGSAAAVAAGIVPLAHANDGGGSIRIPAACCGLVGLKPTRGRNPLGPDIGDMASGLIAEHVVSRTVRDTAAALDCTQGPEIGDPYCAPPVTRPFLEEARTPPGKLRIAFSTKSMNGLPLHPDCVAAVESTAKLLADLGHIVEEAAPDIDFNLLSSAFVAVFTSAHAANIDGYALLNGKTPVESDFEGLTWGIYQQGKQLPATQYHISVAMLQMATRQIARWHQNYDCWLTTTLGSPPIENGTIDLQQRDPLLGLGQVLDYVPFTPIQNATGQPAISLPLHWSADGLPVGLMFAGRFGEEGLLLRLAGQLEQARPWKDRHPPLWD; encoded by the coding sequence ATGGCGTTCAAGGAGTATGCACGGTTCGACGGCCTCGGACTCGCCGAGCTGGTCGCGAAGCGCGACGTCACACCGACGGAACTGGTGGACGAGGCGATTGCGCGCATCGAGAAACACAATCCGTCGATCAACGCGGTGATTTACAAGATCTACGACCAGGCCCGGCAGACGGCGGGGCGACTGGCCGGCGGCGGCGCCGCCCCGGGCGCATTCCATGGCGTGCCCTTTCTGTTGAAGGACATCCTCGGCGACTACGAGGGCGTGCCGACGACTTCGGCCTGTAAGTTCATGACCGGCACTCCGGCGCACCGCGACCACACGCTGGTCGCCCGCTACAAAGCCGCCGGACTCGTCGTTCTCGGCAAGACCAACGCGCCCGAGTGCGGCATCCTGCCGACCACCGAGCCGGTGCTCTATGGCCCGGCGCGCAACCCATGGAACTTGGCGCACTCGACCGGGGGATCGAGCGGCGGGTCGGCGGCCGCCGTCGCGGCCGGTATCGTGCCGCTGGCCCATGCCAACGACGGGGGCGGCTCGATACGCATCCCGGCGGCCTGCTGCGGGCTGGTCGGCCTGAAGCCGACCCGCGGTCGCAACCCCCTCGGACCCGACATCGGCGACATGGCGAGCGGGCTGATTGCCGAGCACGTCGTCAGCCGCACCGTGCGCGACACGGCCGCGGCACTCGACTGCACCCAGGGCCCGGAGATCGGCGACCCGTACTGCGCACCGCCGGTAACGCGGCCGTTCCTCGAAGAGGCGCGCACGCCGCCGGGCAAGCTGCGCATCGCCTTCTCGACGAAATCGATGAACGGTCTGCCGCTCCACCCCGACTGCGTCGCCGCGGTCGAGTCGACGGCCAAGCTGCTCGCCGACCTCGGCCATATCGTCGAAGAGGCCGCTCCGGACATCGATTTCAACCTGCTCAGCAGCGCGTTCGTGGCCGTTTTCACGTCCGCACATGCGGCCAACATCGACGGCTACGCGCTGCTCAACGGCAAGACTCCCGTCGAAAGCGACTTCGAGGGCCTCACCTGGGGTATCTACCAGCAGGGCAAGCAGCTCCCCGCGACGCAGTACCACATCTCGGTGGCGATGCTGCAGATGGCAACCCGGCAGATCGCCCGCTGGCACCAGAATTACGACTGCTGGCTGACCACCACTCTGGGCTCGCCGCCGATCGAGAACGGCACTATAGACCTGCAACAACGCGACCCGCTACTCGGCCTCGGCCAGGTGCTCGATTACGTGCCGTTCACCCCGATCCAGAACGCCACCGGTCAGCCGGCGATTTCGTTGCCGCTGCACTGGAGCGCGGATGGCCTGCCGGTGGGGCTTATGTTCGCGGGCCGATTTGGCGAGGAGGGCCTGCTCCTGCGCCTGGCCGGCCAGCTCGAACAAGCCCGCCCATGGAAGGATCGGCACCCGCCGCTGTGGGATTGA